In Edaphobacter paludis, a single window of DNA contains:
- a CDS encoding ATP-binding protein, translated as MSGLVSLQVKQPQWSKPTDQIFIGKDILELLSTSMYVDPLTMYREYIQNAADAHDADATTRNTNRSGSVRIKINRQERSILISDDGLGLSEREFRKRLTSIGGSAKRGTNARGFRGVGRLAGLAYCQELIFRTRPAGKDSVYELRWDSRKVRTLLRSSDTQLDLAGIIAESIESRTIPASGYPDHFFEVELRNVVRHRDDRLLNTLDVSQYLGQVAPVAFHPEFSFGEEITNYLKDNGVSYTPLSVEIEGEGPVFRPHRNEIALGGKRLKLLAPEMFTTLDREGECSAVSWVLHHEYLGTLPKSTMINGWRLRSGDVQVGGNDILEELFPESRFNGWTIAETHVLSKKIIPNGRRDNYEHSAHFSDLLTRLTPTAKDIAHRCRVSSISRNALQKHEADLAKCEESIAIASKPRTPAFVVASLKEEVESCLSTLAKTSQRGLFSDSEGDRFELRIKKITSKLKALPDDPDTADALQDFPPAQRHIIKDVIETIYLAEGQSDVADRLVGKILSKLRSHRRKQK; from the coding sequence ATGTCAGGACTCGTAAGCCTACAAGTGAAACAACCGCAATGGTCCAAGCCAACAGATCAGATATTCATTGGCAAAGACATCCTTGAACTCTTAAGCACTTCTATGTACGTCGATCCGCTTACAATGTACCGAGAGTACATTCAAAACGCAGCCGATGCGCATGATGCAGACGCGACTACTCGCAACACAAATCGTTCTGGTTCCGTTCGTATAAAAATCAATCGGCAAGAACGCAGCATCCTGATATCGGACGACGGCCTCGGCCTCAGCGAACGCGAGTTCCGTAAGCGACTGACGTCGATCGGTGGAAGTGCGAAGCGCGGTACAAACGCGCGAGGCTTCCGAGGTGTAGGGCGATTGGCAGGATTAGCATACTGCCAAGAACTCATCTTCCGCACTCGCCCGGCGGGCAAAGACTCTGTCTATGAGCTGCGGTGGGATTCTCGCAAAGTTCGGACGCTTTTGCGCTCTTCTGATACCCAACTCGACCTCGCAGGGATCATTGCAGAGAGCATCGAATCCCGAACAATTCCAGCTAGCGGCTATCCAGACCACTTTTTTGAAGTAGAGCTGCGGAATGTTGTGCGCCACCGAGACGACAGGCTATTAAATACGCTCGACGTATCTCAATACCTGGGGCAGGTCGCACCCGTCGCGTTTCACCCGGAGTTCAGCTTTGGAGAAGAGATTACCAACTATCTCAAAGATAACGGTGTAAGCTACACACCTTTGTCCGTTGAGATCGAGGGTGAGGGGCCCGTTTTTAGACCCCATCGCAACGAGATTGCGCTGGGAGGTAAGAGACTCAAGCTGCTTGCTCCTGAAATGTTCACGACCCTAGATAGAGAGGGGGAGTGCTCCGCAGTCAGTTGGGTTTTGCATCACGAGTATCTAGGTACTTTGCCTAAAAGCACAATGATAAATGGCTGGCGATTGCGGTCTGGGGATGTGCAGGTTGGCGGAAACGACATTTTAGAAGAGCTCTTCCCGGAGAGCCGCTTTAATGGATGGACGATCGCTGAAACACACGTCCTCAGCAAAAAGATTATTCCGAATGGGCGCAGAGACAACTATGAGCACAGCGCCCATTTCTCTGATTTGCTGACCCGTCTTACTCCCACTGCAAAGGACATCGCACACCGTTGCCGGGTCAGCTCGATCAGCAGAAATGCGCTTCAGAAGCACGAAGCTGACCTCGCTAAATGCGAGGAAAGCATTGCCATTGCGTCAAAGCCCCGGACTCCAGCTTTCGTTGTAGCTTCTTTAAAAGAGGAAGTTGAATCGTGCCTTTCCACGCTGGCAAAGACCTCTCAACGTGGGCTATTTAGCGATTCTGAGGGGGACCGGTTCGAACTAAGGATCAAAAAGATTACGAGCAAACTAAAGGCTCTTCCCGATGACCCGGATACTGCCGATGCATTGCAAGATTTTCCACCCGCACAACGCCACATAATCAAGGACGTTATTGAGACTATCTATCTTGCGGAGGGCCAGTCAGATGTCGCAGATAGGCTGGTCGGCAAGATTCTTTCCAAGTTGCGCAGCCATCGACGGAAGCAAAAGTGA